The genomic region GTACCACGACACTTATTTCGTGGTCGCGCACTTCCATTACGTGCTGGTGACCGGCGCGCTGTTCGCGATCATCGCGGCGGTGTACTACTGGTGGCCGAAATGGACCGGCCGCATGTACAACGAGACCTTCGCCAAGTTCCATTTCTGGTGGTCGGTCGTCTTCGTCAACCTGCTGTTCTTCCCGCAGCACTTCCTGGGCCTGGCCGGCATGCCGCGCCGCATCCCGGACTACAACGTCGTGTTCGCGGACTGGAACTTGATCAGTTCGATCGGCGCGTTCGGCATGTTCGCCACGCCGTTCATCATGGCTTTCGTGCTGTGGCATTCGCTGAAGCACGGCGCCAAGGCCGAAGCGCGCGCGTGGGAAAGCGCCAAGGGCCTCGAATGGACGGTGCCGTCGCCGGCGCCGCACCACACCTTCACTACGCCGCCGATCATCCGCGAAGGCGATCTGGCCCACGGCGACGTCACCCACTGACCGCCTGAGCGATCCGGACCGACAATGACGACTTCGCAGCCGCCCATTCCCTTGACCGACGAGCAGATCGCCGTCCGTCGGGCTTCGGCGCGGCGCACGGCGCTGATCGCGGCCTGCATCGCGGTCGCGGTGTATGTCGGCTTCATCGCCCTGAACGCGCTCTCGCAATGAACGCCGACGCCCCCATTGCGCGCACGCGCCGCTTCGGCGTCACCGCCATGGTCGCCGTGTCGCTGGCGGCTTTCGGGTTCAGTTTCGCCCTGGTTCCGCTGTATCGGATCGCCTGCGAAAAATTCCTGGGCATCCGTCTCGAGCGAGGCGCGGCCGACGCTGGCGTCGTGGCGACGACCGCGCGGAACGATCGCCTGGTCACGGTCACCTTCGACAGCACCGTGAACTCGAAGCTGCCTTGGGAATTCGGTCCGATGGCGATGAGCATGCAGGTCCGTCCGGGCGAGGTGTACGAAACCACCTATTTCGCGCGCAACACCAGCCAACGCGACATTGTCGGCAGCGCCACGCCGTCGGTCGCGCCGGCGCGGGCATCGCAGTATTTCAACAAGACCGAATGCTTCTGCTTCACCGCGCAGACGCTCGCTGCTGGCGAGAGGCGCGAGCTCCCGGTGCGTTTCATCGTCGATCCGGATCTGCCGGAGGACGTACGCACGCTCACGCTGTCCTACACTTTCTTCAAGAACGATCTGCTCACCGCCAGGTTGAACGCGCCCAAGTCGGGCGTTTCGACCGATGCACAGCGCAGCTCGCCCTGACTCCAATCAGATTTCTCATCAGACTTTCCGCGAGACGACCGCCATGGCCCAAGCGCACGCCGACCACCACGATCAGAACGCCTACTTCGTACCGCATGGCAGCAAGTGGCCGGTGTTCGCCTCGGTGTTCCTGTTCACCACCATGCTCGGCTTCGCCAGCTGGTTGAACCATGTCGCCTGGGGCAAGAGCGTGTTCTTCCTCGGGCTCGCGGGACTGATGGCGATCCTGTTCAAGTGGTTCGCCGACGTGATCCTCGAATCGCTGGCCGGTCACTACAACAAGCAGGTCGACACCTCGTTCCGCATGGGCATGGTGTGGTTCATCTTCTCGGAAGTGATGTTCTTCGCTGCGTTTTTCGGCGCGCTGTTCTACACCCGCCAGTTCGCATTGCCGTGGCTGGGTGGCGAAGGCGATGGTGCGCTGACCAATGCCACCTTGTGGCCGAATTTCAGCGCTGCTTGGCCCAGCAGTGGCCCCGAGAGCGTTGGCGGTACTTTCCAGACCATCCCCGCCTGGGGATTGCCGCTGACCAACACCCTGATCCTGTTGACCTCGGGCGTCACCGTCACCATGGCCCACCATGCGCTCAAAGCGGCGCATCGCAAGGCGCTGCTGGTGTGGCTGGGCGCGACCGTGCTGTTGGGTTGCACCTTCCTGTTCCTGCAGGCCGAGGAATACATCCACGCCTACCAGGAATTGAATCTGACCCTCGGTTCGGGCATCTACGGCTCCACCTTCTTCATGCTCACCGGTTTCCACGGCGCGCACGTGACCCTCGGCACGCTGATGCTGGCGATCATGTGGCTGCGCTGCGCCAGGGGCCACTTCACCAAGGACCAGCACTTCGCGTTCGAAGCCGTGGCGTGGTATTGGCATTTCGTCGACGTGGTGTGGCTGGGCCTGTTCCTGTTCGTCTACGTCCTCTGACATCCGGAGTGCGGGCGAGGATTTCGCGGGCACGCTTCACGCATTGCGGATTCGCGCATACCACGTTCGCGCACGCCAGAAACGAAGAAGGCCGGCATTGCGCCGGCCTTCTTGTCTGCAGTCGATGAGGCGGATCGGATGCCGCGCCCGCTCAGCCTGCGGGCCTGCTGCCGATGCCATGGGGTTCGATCCAGCCCATGAAGATCGCCAGAACCACCAGCAGGATCAGCGCGACGGACAGCGCGATGCGTTTGGTCAGCGCATTGACCGTGCGCTTGGTTTGGCCCTTGTCGACCAGCATGTAATACAGGCCCGCCCCGAGATTCCACAGTATCAGGATCAGAAACCCGATGATGAGCAGGGTCTTCAACGAATCGCTCATGAGACGCTCCAGCGGCGTGCGCGGCTGCACGTGGTGTGCCCGGCATTATCGCAGGGGATGAGGACGTCCGGATGAATCTGCGCCGCCATCCGCTGTTCCTGTGGGCGATCGCATTGCTTGCGCTGGCGCTGTTCGCGCGCCTTGGATTCTGGCAACTGGAACGCGCCGCCGAGAAGCGCGAACGACTCGAAAATGTCGCCGCGGTGCTGGCCGCGCGCCTGCCGCAGTCGTCGGCTGTGATCGTGGATACGGGCCGCGCCCAGGCATACGATTGGGTCGATCTCGAAGGCGGCTTCGCGGATGGCCCGATGGTGCTGCTCGACAATCAGCAGCTGGGTGGCGTGGCGGGTGTGCGCGCCTATCGCGTGTTCGTGTCGAATGAAGGCGCTCGGGTGTTGCTGGATCTGGGTTGGGTCGCGCTGCCGCCCGATCGGACATTGCCCAGGCTGGCTTCCGATCCTGCGCGCCTACGACTGTCGGGTCTGCTGTTGCCACCGCCGGGGCAGGGCATCGACGTGGGTGGGCCGGTCGCGCAGCCCGATGGCACGCTGCTGGCGACGGCCATCGATCTGCCGACGCTGCGGACCGCGCTGAAGCAGCCCACGCTGGCACCGCGGGTCTTTCGCCCGGAGCCGCAGTCCGGTTTCGGTTTCGAGCGCGATTTCGACATCCTGCCCAACACGCTGCCGCCCGAACGGCACCTCGGCTATGCCGTACAGTGGTTCGGATTGGCGGCGACCGTACTGATCACCGCGCTGCTGCTGACGTGGCGCGCACGCCGCGCAGCCGCGCACCGCAACGACAGGCTTCTGCCATGAACGACACCGCCGCACGCCAACGTGGCCGCAATCGACTCGTACTGATCGCGATCTTCGCGCTCTTCTTCGGCGCGTTCGCGCTCGCAGGTCTCCTGCGCTTTTCGGGCTGGCGTCCCGCCGGGATGAAGAATCACGGCGAATTGCTGCAGCCGCCCGGCGACCTGCGCACGCTCAAGCCAGTCCTGCTCACCGGCGGAGAATACCGCTGGAATCCGGTCGAACGCGTATGGCGGATCGTGGTCGCGCCGCCTGCCGACTGCGGCGAACCCTGCGTTGCGCTGTCCGCAGAACTCGATCTGGTGACGCAGTTGTTCGGGCGCGATGCCGATCGCGTGCATGTGCTGTGGGTCGGCAATGTGCCGGAAACTGCGCTGAAAATGCGGGAGACGCGCGGCTTGCGCGACGATCCGGCTTTGCGGCACGCACTGCCACGCGTCGATGACCCTGCGGGCATCCCGGTCTACGTGGTCGATCCCAACGGCTTCGTCATCCTGCGCTATGCCCCCGGTTTCGATCCCTCGCATCTCCGCCAGGACGTGTCCCGGCTGTTGAAACTCAAGTAAGAAGAACGCTTTCATGTCGAACGACACAACAGACGCCAAGCCGGCCGCGCACAAACCGACGGTCTATCGCCACTTCCATCGCATCGCCTGGCTGGCGGTCGTGCTGGCGCTGTGCGTGATCGTGTTCGGTGCGTTCGTGCGGCTGTCGAACGCAGGCCTGAGCTGTCCCGATTGGCCGACCTGCTATGGCCGCGCGACGTGGCCGCAGGCGGTGGGCGATGCCGACGACCATGCGGCCAGTGCGATCCGCCCGTTCGAGACGCACAAGGCCTGGCGCGAACAGGTGCACCGTCATGCCGCCGCCGTGCTCGGCACGCTGGTGTTGCTGCTCGCGCTGCTCGCGGCGCGGCGCCGTCGC from Lysobacter sp. harbors:
- a CDS encoding cytochrome c oxidase assembly protein translates to MNADAPIARTRRFGVTAMVAVSLAAFGFSFALVPLYRIACEKFLGIRLERGAADAGVVATTARNDRLVTVTFDSTVNSKLPWEFGPMAMSMQVRPGEVYETTYFARNTSQRDIVGSATPSVAPARASQYFNKTECFCFTAQTLAAGERRELPVRFIVDPDLPEDVRTLTLSYTFFKNDLLTARLNAPKSGVSTDAQRSSP
- a CDS encoding cytochrome c oxidase subunit 3, whose amino-acid sequence is MAQAHADHHDQNAYFVPHGSKWPVFASVFLFTTMLGFASWLNHVAWGKSVFFLGLAGLMAILFKWFADVILESLAGHYNKQVDTSFRMGMVWFIFSEVMFFAAFFGALFYTRQFALPWLGGEGDGALTNATLWPNFSAAWPSSGPESVGGTFQTIPAWGLPLTNTLILLTSGVTVTMAHHALKAAHRKALLVWLGATVLLGCTFLFLQAEEYIHAYQELNLTLGSGIYGSTFFMLTGFHGAHVTLGTLMLAIMWLRCARGHFTKDQHFAFEAVAWYWHFVDVVWLGLFLFVYVL
- a CDS encoding twin transmembrane helix small protein is translated as MSDSLKTLLIIGFLILILWNLGAGLYYMLVDKGQTKRTVNALTKRIALSVALILLVVLAIFMGWIEPHGIGSRPAG
- a CDS encoding SURF1 family protein, translated to MNLRRHPLFLWAIALLALALFARLGFWQLERAAEKRERLENVAAVLAARLPQSSAVIVDTGRAQAYDWVDLEGGFADGPMVLLDNQQLGGVAGVRAYRVFVSNEGARVLLDLGWVALPPDRTLPRLASDPARLRLSGLLLPPPGQGIDVGGPVAQPDGTLLATAIDLPTLRTALKQPTLAPRVFRPEPQSGFGFERDFDILPNTLPPERHLGYAVQWFGLAATVLITALLLTWRARRAAAHRNDRLLP